The genome window GGCAACCAGCCACTGATGCTGGAACTGCCGGCCTACCACTGGCCGCACCTGCGCAACCTGGCCGTCAGCCTGTGGGAGCGCGCGAAGATCTTCCTCACGCGCGTCGGCACCATCATCCTGAGCCTGATGATCATCCTGTGGTTCCTCAGCACCTTCCCCGGCGCGCCGGACAACGCGATCCATCCTCCTATCTATTACAGCCTGGCCGGCATCCTGGGCCGCGGCCTGGAAGTGATCTTCGCGCCCATCGGTTTCAACTGGCAGATCTGCATCGCGCTGGTGCCCGGCATGGCGGCCCGCGAAGTGGCCGTCGGCGCCCTGGGCACCGTGTATGCGCTGTCGCAAACGGGCGATGCGCTGGCCACCACGCTGGAGCCGTTGATCGCCCATTCATGGTCGATGGCCACCGCGCTGTCCTTGCTGGCCTGGTATGTGTTCGCGCCGCAGTGCCTGTCGACGCTCTCCGTGGTGAAGCGCGAGACGGGCGGCTGGCGCTATCCGCTGCTGATGGCCGGCTACATGTTTGCGCTGGCGTATGCCGCCTCGTTCATCACATATCGCGTCGCCCTGATGCTGGGCGCTTAGGAGAAAACCATGTGGCAAACCCTCATCGTCGCCCTGATCGTCGCAGCCGCGCTGCTGCATTTTTCGACCAAGTACCTGCCGGCGGGCGTGCGCCGCGCCATCGTGCGCGGCCTGGTGCGCTGCGGCCTCGATGAGGCGAAGATGTCGACCTTCTTCAAGGTGGCGCCCGGTTGCGGCAGCGGCTGCGGTTCCTGCGGTTCCTGCGACAGTCCGCCGCCACCGTCGGCCACGCCACCGGCCGACGGCAGCAGCAAGCGCGTGATCCTGATGCAGGTACAGCGCCAGGATTGATGTACGTCTAGCCACAGGCGCGCCCGTGGGCTACACTGGGCTTTCCGCATGGCAAGGAGTGGCAATGGCGATACTGTTGATCTTCATGTTTTTGTTTGCGATCGCCACCTGGCTGCTGGCCAGCCGGCGTGGGCGCAATGGCGGCGTCTGGTTCGGTATCGGCCTGTTCCTCGGGCCGTTCGCCTTGCTGGCGGTGGCCGCCCTGCCACCCGTCGCGGCGCGCTGACCCTGTATTGTTAAAACCCGCAGATGCGGGTTTTTTTACGCCTGCACGCCCGCGTGGCGCAGCCGGTACTGGCGCGGCGAGCAGTCCATGACGCGCTTGAAGGCGTGGCTGAAGGCGCTGTCCGAATCGTAACCCAGCGCCAGCGCGATCGAGGCGATGGGCGCGCCGCTGTCCTTCAGGCGCCGCGTCGCCAGGCGCATGCGCCAGCGCAGCAGGTAGTCGAGCGGCGTCACGCCCACCCTGGTCTTGAAATGCACGGCAAAGGCGGAGCGCGACTGGCCCGCGACGGCGGCCAGCTGTGCCAAGGTCCAGCGCTGCGCCGGCTGCGCATGCATCGCCTCGATGGCCGCGCGCAGCCGGGGATCGGCCAGCGCGAACAGCCAGCCTGCCGGGTGCGAGGCCTGCGCTGCCAGATACTGGCGCAGCATCTGCAGCAGCATCATGTGGCCCAGGTGGCGCGTCATCAGCGCCGCGCCGGGCGCCGTCGCCTGCAGTTCCTGCGCCAGCCGTTGCAAGGCCCAGTGCAGCACGCTGGCCTGGTCCGTATCGCCGCGCACGTGCAGCAGCGGCGGCAGGCAGTCGAGCAGGATGGCCGCTTCGTCGCCAAAGCTGAAGCGTCCGCCGATGAGAAAAAAATCGTGCTGCGGCGCGCCGTGGCGGGCCACGCCGTGCCGCGCATGCCGGTACACGTCCAGCGCCGGCGCGGCCGGCAAGCCGGGTGTGCTGGCCAGGGTAAACGCGCGCCCCGGCGCCAGCAGGAAGCAGTCGCCCGTCTGCAGTTGCACGGGAGCGTCGATGCCGGCGACCGTCAGCCAGCAGCCGCCTTCGATCACGGCGTTGAACTTGATGCCGTCCGGCGGCGGAAAGTCGATGGCCCACTCGCCGCCCGCCTTCAGGCCGGCAAAGTAGGAACTGCGCGTATCGAGCAGCGAGAGTACATCGGAGAGCAAATCCATGGTGGGTTCAATTCTGGACGATAGCGATAGTATTAAAGATTTTACGCCATTCACAGTCCAGGCCACGGCGCGCACAATGGGTTTTTATCGATCACGCCCAGGCAGCCATGACATATACCACTACCCTTCAAACTCCCTTGCATTCCGGTTTTGACGCGCGCACCACGGCCACCGAGGCGCTGGCCGGGCGCGACCTGTCCGGCATGCAGGCCATCGTCACGGGCGGCGCATCGGGCCTGGGTCTGGAAACGGTGCGCGTGCTGGCCGGCGCCGGCGCCCGTGTACTGGTGCCGGCGCGCCACCCGCATCAGGCGCAAGCGGCCCTGGATGGCATGGCCGGCGTGGAGGTCGCCGCGCTCGACCTGCTCGATCCGCAATCGATCGATGCCTTTGCCGCCGCCTTTCTTGCCTCCGGCCGCGCCCTGCACGTGCTGGTCAACGGCGCCGGCATCATGGCCACGCCCTTGCTGCGCGATGCGCGTGGCTACGAGGCGCAGTTCGCGACGAATCACCTGGGGCATTTCCAGCTGACGGCACGCCTGTGGCGCGCCTTGCGGCAGGCGCGGGGCGCGCGCGTGGTGTGCGTGTCGTCGCTGGGACACCGGCAGGCAGGCGTCGACCTGGACGACCCGCATTTCCTGCATCAGCCGTACGACAAATGGCGCGCGTATGCGCAGTCGAAAAGCGCCAATGCGCTGTTTGCCGTGGAACTGGACCGGCGCGCCGCGGCGCACGGCGTGCGCGCCTACTCGCTGCATCCGGGCGCCATCCTGACGCCGCTGCTGCGCCATCTGGACCTCGACGACTTGCGCCGGGTCGGGGCGCTCGATGACGAGGGCCAGGTGAATCCGCCGCCGCAATCGGGTTTCAAGAATGTGGCGCAGGGCGCGGCCACGGCCGTCTGGTGCGCCACCAGCGCGCAGCTCGATGGTATCGGCGGCGTGTATTGCGAGGATGGCGACATCGCCACCCTGGTGGCGGACGACAGCACGGGGCCGGGCGTGCGGCGCTGGGCTGTCGATCCCGCGCAGGCACGCCGGCTATGGGCGCTGAGCGAGCAGATGACGGGCGTGCGCTTCGATTGCGACGCGGCATAAAAAATGCCGGGCAGTGCCCGGCATGTGCATGACGGCGGCGTGGATTTACGCCTTGCCGGCCAGTTTTTCCACCACGGGCACCAGCGCGGCCGGGCGGCAGCCGAAGGCGGCCAGGCGGCCTTGCGCGTGGGGCGCCAGGTCCAGGTCGTAGGGCAAACGGCCCGCCACCAGCCACAGTTTATCGTGCGGCAGGGCCTCGACCAGCCGGCGCTGGCCGTCGACGAACATGGCGTTATACGTTTGCAGCACGATCTGCCGCGCGCCTTGCGCAAAGGCGATGGCCTCGTTGACCTCTTCGTCCAGCGCTTCGGCCGACAAGGCATATTCGCGCACGTCCAGGCCCGCTTCGAGCAGCGCCGGCAGCATCGAGCTGCGTGCTTCCTTGTTGCGGCCCAGCGCCACTTCGTCGATCTCGCTGCGCGAGCGCACTTCCACCGTCAGCAGGGTCACGGGCAGGCTGGCGTCGAGCGGGCGGTAGTCGCCCTGCACGCGCAATGCCGCTTTTTGCAGCAGCTGCGACAGGGCCATGGCGGCCGGCTGCATCAGCGATGGCGGGGCGACGGGATGTTCGCGCCAGTCGCGCACGGCGCGGTTGCGCTTGAGTTCCGCCACGCGCGCGCAAGCCGCGTCGATGCGCGAGATCGCAATGTCACCGCGCTCCACGGCGGCGATGACAGCCTCGATGGCCGCCGTCTGCTGCGCTTCGCGGTGCGAGATAAGGACGATGTCGGCGCCTGCCTGCAGGGTGGCGATGGCGCCCTGGGCGATGCCGATGCCGTCGGCGATGGCCGCCATTTCCAGGCAGTCGGTAATGACGACGCCCTGGTATTGCATTTCACCTCGCAGCAGGTCCGTCAGCACGCCTTTGGACAGGGTGGCCGGCACGCTGGTGTCGGCTTCGAAGGCGGGGAAGACCACGTGCGCCGTCATGATGGCGTCCACGCCACCGGCGATGGCCGCGCGGAAGGGCGCCAGTTCCACGGCGCGCAGGCGTTCCTTGTCGTGCGGGACCAGGGCCATGGCGTAGTGCGTGTCGATGGCCGTGTCGCCGTGGCCGGGGAAGTGCTTGGCGGTCACGGCCATGCCGCTGGCGCGCTGGCCGCGCATGGCGGCCATGCCGTAGGCTATGACGGTGGCGGCATCCTCTCCATACGCGCGCACGCCGATGACGGGGTTGTTGCGGTTGTTGTTCACATCCAGCACGGGCGCGAGCAGCAGGTTGATGCCCAGCTGGCGCATTTCATCGCCGCTGATCTGGTTCATGCGTTCGCAATCTTCCACCGAGCCGGCCGCCTGGAAAGCCATCGCCGCCGGAATCGGCGTGACGCCCTGCTCGATGCGCATCACCATGCCGCCTTCCTGGTCGATGGAGATCAAGAGCGGGATGTCCGACACTTCCGCGTTGATTTCCTGCAGTTCGCGGCACAGGGCCGACACTTGCGCAGGCGTGTGTACATTGCGGCGGAACAGGATCACGCCGCCCACCTTCTTTTCGCGTATCAAGGTCTTGATATGCTCGTCCGCCTGCAGGGCGTCGAAGCCCACCATGAACAACTGTCCTACTTTTTCGCGCAAACCCTGCTCCATGCTGCAACTCCTCCGGTATTTATTGTGACGACGGCATACGTATTCTGGCACCGTGGCGGCGCATCGTGGCGCTCACCGGAAAAGCTGCCCTGGTTTTGTACTTGTTTTGGTATTGTATTGGATTTGGATATTTGCGCAAGTGGTTATTAAGTGGTATTGCTCCACTTGCGCAAACGCCGCATCAATCGAGGCGCTGGAACGAGGCCGATTGCGCCTTGGGCCAGTACAGGCCGAACACGGGCGGCAGCTGCGGCAGCTGGCTCGGGTCGAGCAATTGTCCCGCTTCCAGGAAGGGCAGCAGGGCCGAGGCCAGTTTCACCTGGTTCGGCGAGATGCGCCGCACCAGGTGGTGCGGGCGCAGTTCCTGCGGGTGCGCCAGGCCGGCGGCGGCGATCAGTTCGGCCAGCGCCTTCATGGTGTTCTGGTGGAAGTGCGCCACGCGGGCGATCTTGTCGGACACCACCAGCGCGCGCTGGCGCTGCGGGTCTTGCGTGGCCACGCCCGTGGGGCAGCGGTCCGTGTGGCAGCTTTGCGACTGGATGCAGCCCAGCGCGAACATGAAGCCGCGCGCCGAATTGCACCAGTCGGCGCCCAGCGCCAGCAGGCGGGCGATGTCGAAGGCCGTGATGATCTTGCCCGAGCAGCCGATCTTGATCTTCGCGCGCAGGTTGGCGCCCACCAGGGTGTTATGCACCAGCACCAGCGCTTCCTGCAGCGGCGTGCCCACATGGTCCGTGAATTCCAGGGGCGCCGCGCCCGTGCCCCCTTCGCTGCCGTCAACGACGATGAAGTCGGGCGTGATGCCCGTTTCCAGCATGGCTTTCACGATGGCGAAAAACTCCCACGGATGGCCGATGGCCAGCTTGAAGCCCGTCGGCTTGCCGCCGGAGAGCGTGCGCAGACGGTCGATAAAATGCAGCATTTCCAGCGGCGTGGAAAAGGCGCTGTGCGCCGCCGGCGAGACGCAATCCTCGCCCACCATCACGCCGCGCGTGGTGGCGATTTCGATCGTCACTTTCGGGCCGGGCAGCACGCCGCCGTGGCCCGGCTTGGCGCCCTGCGACATTTTCAGCTCGATCATTTTCACCTGCTCGGAGCTGGCGTTGGCGATGAAGCGCTCCTCTGAAAACGTGCCGTCCTGATTGCGGCAGCCGAAGTAGCCGGAGCCGATTTCCCATACCAGGTCGCCGCCGTTTTCGCGGTGGTAGGGGCTGATGCTTCCTTCGCCCGTGTCGTGCATGAAGCCGCCGCTGCGCGCGCCGCCGTTCAGGGCCAGGATGGCGTTGGCCGACAGGGCGCCAAAGCTCATCGCCGAGATATTGAAGACGCTGGCCGAATACGGCTTTGTGCGGGGGCAGTCCGGATGGTTGCCGATCTCGATGCGGAAATCGTGGCCCGTGACCTTGGCGGGGGCGATGGAATGGTTGATCCATTCATAGCCCGCTGCATACACGTCGAGTTGGGTGCCGAACGGGCGCTTGTCCGTCTGTTCCTTGGCGCGCTGGTAGACGATGCTGCGCTGGCTGCGTGAAAACGGCGTCGCCTCGCTGTCGCTTTCCAGGAAATACTGGCGGATTTCGGGGCGGATGCTCTCAAAAAAGAAGCGGAAATGCGCGAGGATGGGATAGTTGCGGCGCAGGGCGCGCTTGGTCTGCAGCAGGTCGCTGATGCCGACCAGGGTCAGCGCACCGGCCAGCACGGGCAGCCAGTAATGATCGTAATAAAACAGGGACAGGACAAAGATGGCTGCCGTCGCAATGAAGGTCAGGTAGCGAAATGGTACTAGGTGCATGGGCACTCCGGGGAAGTCAGACTGATACTGCCGAGTCTACCTTCGATTCACGGAACGTGCTGGACGGAAAGAACGCGGCGCCCAGCGGCGCCGCGTGAGGTGCTTAGCGCTGTGCCGCTCTGATGCGTGCGATGCGTTCAGTGCTGGCCGGATGGCTCGACAAGTACGGCGTGCCTTGGTCCAGCTTGCCCAGGGCGACAAACACTTGCGCCAGGTGTTCCAGCGCGATGCCGTTCTGGCGCAGCATGGCGATCGCATAGTCGTCCGCGTCGCGTTCGACATCGCGCGAATACTTCAAGTCCAGCAACAGCGGTGGCACGGTGGCCACCACGGTCGACACGTCGCCGAACAGCAGCGCCGCGCCGGCACCGACGGCCGAGGTCTGGATGATGCGCCGCGTCAGGTGGCGCTGCTGCAGGTGGCCCAGTTCATGCGCCAGCACGCCCATGATGGCGTCGTCGTCCGGCATCAGTTCCACCATTTCATCGGTCAGCACGATGTCGCCCGACGGCAGGGCAAACGCGTTCGGACCGATCTTGCTCTTGCGGAAAACGATGCGGTGCTCGAGCGTGCTGTCGCCGGGCGTGGCCAGGCGCGCGAACTGATTGCGCAAGGCTTGCTGGCGCGTGCCAGCGAGCTTGCTCGCTTCAAACACGTGGCCGTCGAGGAAGTCGAGCACGCCCTGGCCCAGTTGCCGCTCGACGGACTGGGGAATCGCATACGCGAGCCCCTTCGCCACCAAGGGCAGCAGGTACTGATAGCTGAGCCACAGGGCCAGCACGGTGGCCACCGTCGCCAGCAGGGCGCCGCGCCAGCTTTGCTGCAGCCGCACCACCCAGCCATCGCGGTGGCCCGTGTCATGTAGCACGTTGTTGAAGGCCGCCTGGTCGGCGATCTCCAGGTAGGCACCGTCGGGAAAGCTGACCTTGCGCACGGCGTGGCTGCTGCGTTCGGACACGTGCAGCTCGCCCAGCGGGCAGCTGCGCTCGATATCGCCGGCCAGCATGGCCACGCCATCGCGTACGGACAGCGTCACGTGGTACAGGCGCGAACTGTGGCCGTCGAAGTAGCGACCAGCCAGGGGAGCGTGGCTTTCTTGCGTGTTGGCGTTCATTGCTTACATCGACAGGTCGAAGTCCAGCAGGTCGGCCATGCCTTCGCCCGTGGCCGACACTTGCTGGCCCGTGGCGGCGACAAACTCGTCCAGGCTGCCGTGTACCAGCATCGACGTCGCCTCCAGGCGGTACTTCAGCCAGCGCACGTGGGCGAATGGCGCGAACAGCCCCAGCGTGACGACGACGCCCAGCAGGTTGGTCAGCATGATGAACGTGGTGCGGCCCCAGGTCAGTTGCGACTGGAACTGGTGCTGCTGCAAGCGCGTGTGGTTCCAGATCAGGTTCTGGATCATGGTCAGGAACAGGGGCAGCACGGTGAAGGCCCACAGATACAGGGCGCCGATGGCAAACATCAGGCTGCCGACCTTGGTGGCGTCGTTGGCATGGGCCGCAAACGAGGCAAACACGCTGCCGAAGACGACGAAAATGAGCACCAGCAGGCCGCCCAGCAGCAGCGCGAAGAACAGCAGGTACGTCTTGTAAAAGCTGCCGACCGTAGCATCAAAGCTGAACTGGCTGGTGCCGAAGCGGCTTTGCGTGTGCTGGAAGCGCTTCAGGCGCTGGTGCAGGAATGGCGTCATCAAGCCCAGGGTGAAGGTATTCAGGATGGGCAGCCACAGGAAGTATTTGTAGGCTTCCTTGGCGCTGCCGCCGAAACCGAAGCGGATGCCCCGGTAGCTGGTGTTGTACAGCTTGAACTGCAGGCTTTTCCATACCAGCCAGGGCAGGATGGCGGCCAGCAGCACGAACATCAGCAGGCCCACGATGGGCGAGACCCGCAGGGCGATGTTGTAGCCGCCGATCAGCACCACGGCCGCGATGCGGCCCTTCAGGATGGCCACGGCATTGCCGTGGTATTCGAAGCTGCTGCCAGCCAGGTGGGTGCTGGAATAGAAATAGCGGTTGCGGCGCACTTTGGCCCAGGCGGAATAAATGCCCAGGGTGACGATGCTCAGCAGCAGGTTGACGATCCAGATACGGAAGTATTCGCTGCCGGTGGCGCTGAAGGTGATGGCTTCGCGCTTGGGCATGGTGTTGTTGGTGTCGAAATCCACAGGGGAGTTTCCTTACTTATTGGAAACAAAACAAGATAAGGGAAGATTGAAAAGTTATCAATTGAAAATACTGTTTTCTGCAATTTCTTTTGGTGTGGCGCCCCTGACGCCGCGATTTTCCTGTCCCGGCTATACTGGAACTCAACCATCGCCTAACGGGAAAACCATGATCGTCGTCCACCATCTGAATAATTCACGCTCGCAGCGCGTGCTCTGGCTGCTCGAGGAACTGGGCCTGGAATATGAGGTCAAGCGCTACCAGCGCGACCCGAAAACCATGCTGGCGCCCGCTTCCTTGAAAGCCGTGCATCCCTTGGGCAAGTCGCCCGTGATCACGGATGGCGCCAACACCATCGCCGAATCGGGCGCCATCATCGACTACCTGGTCGAACGCTACGGCAATGGCCGCCTGATCCCGGCGGCGGGCACGCCGGAGAAGCTGCGCTGGACTTACTGGCTGCACTTCGCGGAAGGCTCGGCCATGCCGCCGCTGCTGATGAAGCTGGTGTTCGACAAGGTGGAGTCGTCGCCGATGCCGTTTTTCATCAAGCCCATCGCGCGCGGCATCGCCAGCAAGGTCAAGAGCAGCTTCATCCTGCCCAATATCAACAGCCAGCTGGCTTACATGGAAGCGGAGCTGGAGAACACCAAATGGTTTGCCGGCAATGAATTCACGGCGGCCGACATCCAGATGAGCTTTCCGCTGGAAGCGGCCGCCATGCGCGGCGGACTCGACGAGCGCCTGCCGAAGCTGACGGCGTTCCTGCAGCGCATCCACGCGCGGCCTGCCTACCAGCGGGCTCTCGAGCGGGGCGGGCCCTACGATTTCGCCAAATGAGAGCACCAAACCAAACCTACTGCGCGTCGGTATATATGGCCTGCGATGCTCACCGTACTAGAGTACGGTTGCGCTTCTCGGCCACATCTCCCTTCCGCTCGCTACGGTTTTGTTCGGTGCTGTGAGGCCGCGTGAATCCTGCCAAGGGGAATATGCTGGGAATATCCCCGGCGCCATACGGTAAAATGCCCGATTCAACCAGCATCCACTTACCGCATGGCCAGACTCCTCGCTATCGACGGCTTGAATATCGTACGCCGCGTCTACGAAGCCAGTCCTGAACCCGATTCCGACCTGAAGGCGGAGATCGCGCTGCGCCACGCGCTGTCGTCGTTCCGCACCCTCATCAACGACCACGAGCCGACGCACATCCTGCCGGCCTTCGACTTTGGCGGCCCGACCTGGCGTCACGCCCTGTATGCCGGTTACCGCGAGGGGCGCCAGCCCATGCCGCAGGTGCTGCGCGACGCCTTGCCCGGCTTTTACGCCACGCTGGCCAGCTTCGGCATGCATGTCGTGA of Janthinobacterium sp. PAMC25594 contains these proteins:
- a CDS encoding AraC family transcriptional regulator is translated as MDLLSDVLSLLDTRSSYFAGLKAGGEWAIDFPPPDGIKFNAVIEGGCWLTVAGIDAPVQLQTGDCFLLAPGRAFTLASTPGLPAAPALDVYRHARHGVARHGAPQHDFFLIGGRFSFGDEAAILLDCLPPLLHVRGDTDQASVLHWALQRLAQELQATAPGAALMTRHLGHMMLLQMLRQYLAAQASHPAGWLFALADPRLRAAIEAMHAQPAQRWTLAQLAAVAGQSRSAFAVHFKTRVGVTPLDYLLRWRMRLATRRLKDSGAPIASIALALGYDSDSAFSHAFKRVMDCSPRQYRLRHAGVQA
- a CDS encoding oxidoreductase, translating into MTYTTTLQTPLHSGFDARTTATEALAGRDLSGMQAIVTGGASGLGLETVRVLAGAGARVLVPARHPHQAQAALDGMAGVEVAALDLLDPQSIDAFAAAFLASGRALHVLVNGAGIMATPLLRDARGYEAQFATNHLGHFQLTARLWRALRQARGARVVCVSSLGHRQAGVDLDDPHFLHQPYDKWRAYAQSKSANALFAVELDRRAAAHGVRAYSLHPGAILTPLLRHLDLDDLRRVGALDDEGQVNPPPQSGFKNVAQGAATAVWCATSAQLDGIGGVYCEDGDIATLVADDSTGPGVRRWAVDPAQARRLWALSEQMTGVRFDCDAA
- the nagZ gene encoding beta-N-acetylhexosaminidase is translated as MEQGLREKVGQLFMVGFDALQADEHIKTLIREKKVGGVILFRRNVHTPAQVSALCRELQEINAEVSDIPLLISIDQEGGMVMRIEQGVTPIPAAMAFQAAGSVEDCERMNQISGDEMRQLGINLLLAPVLDVNNNRNNPVIGVRAYGEDAATVIAYGMAAMRGQRASGMAVTAKHFPGHGDTAIDTHYAMALVPHDKERLRAVELAPFRAAIAGGVDAIMTAHVVFPAFEADTSVPATLSKGVLTDLLRGEMQYQGVVITDCLEMAAIADGIGIAQGAIATLQAGADIVLISHREAQQTAAIEAVIAAVERGDIAISRIDAACARVAELKRNRAVRDWREHPVAPPSLMQPAAMALSQLLQKAALRVQGDYRPLDASLPVTLLTVEVRSRSEIDEVALGRNKEARSSMLPALLEAGLDVREYALSAEALDEEVNEAIAFAQGARQIVLQTYNAMFVDGQRRLVEALPHDKLWLVAGRLPYDLDLAPHAQGRLAAFGCRPAALVPVVEKLAGKA
- a CDS encoding FMN-binding glutamate synthase family protein, whose protein sequence is MHLVPFRYLTFIATAAIFVLSLFYYDHYWLPVLAGALTLVGISDLLQTKRALRRNYPILAHFRFFFESIRPEIRQYFLESDSEATPFSRSQRSIVYQRAKEQTDKRPFGTQLDVYAAGYEWINHSIAPAKVTGHDFRIEIGNHPDCPRTKPYSASVFNISAMSFGALSANAILALNGGARSGGFMHDTGEGSISPYHRENGGDLVWEIGSGYFGCRNQDGTFSEERFIANASSEQVKMIELKMSQGAKPGHGGVLPGPKVTIEIATTRGVMVGEDCVSPAAHSAFSTPLEMLHFIDRLRTLSGGKPTGFKLAIGHPWEFFAIVKAMLETGITPDFIVVDGSEGGTGAAPLEFTDHVGTPLQEALVLVHNTLVGANLRAKIKIGCSGKIITAFDIARLLALGADWCNSARGFMFALGCIQSQSCHTDRCPTGVATQDPQRQRALVVSDKIARVAHFHQNTMKALAELIAAAGLAHPQELRPHHLVRRISPNQVKLASALLPFLEAGQLLDPSQLPQLPPVFGLYWPKAQSASFQRLD
- a CDS encoding M48 family metallopeptidase, giving the protein MNANTQESHAPLAGRYFDGHSSRLYHVTLSVRDGVAMLAGDIERSCPLGELHVSERSSHAVRKVSFPDGAYLEIADQAAFNNVLHDTGHRDGWVVRLQQSWRGALLATVATVLALWLSYQYLLPLVAKGLAYAIPQSVERQLGQGVLDFLDGHVFEASKLAGTRQQALRNQFARLATPGDSTLEHRIVFRKSKIGPNAFALPSGDIVLTDEMVELMPDDDAIMGVLAHELGHLQQRHLTRRIIQTSAVGAGAALLFGDVSTVVATVPPLLLDLKYSRDVERDADDYAIAMLRQNGIALEHLAQVFVALGKLDQGTPYLSSHPASTERIARIRAAQR
- a CDS encoding YjgN family protein; translation: MDFDTNNTMPKREAITFSATGSEYFRIWIVNLLLSIVTLGIYSAWAKVRRNRYFYSSTHLAGSSFEYHGNAVAILKGRIAAVVLIGGYNIALRVSPIVGLLMFVLLAAILPWLVWKSLQFKLYNTSYRGIRFGFGGSAKEAYKYFLWLPILNTFTLGLMTPFLHQRLKRFQHTQSRFGTSQFSFDATVGSFYKTYLLFFALLLGGLLVLIFVVFGSVFASFAAHANDATKVGSLMFAIGALYLWAFTVLPLFLTMIQNLIWNHTRLQQHQFQSQLTWGRTTFIMLTNLLGVVVTLGLFAPFAHVRWLKYRLEATSMLVHGSLDEFVAATGQQVSATGEGMADLLDFDLSM
- a CDS encoding glutathione S-transferase: MIVVHHLNNSRSQRVLWLLEELGLEYEVKRYQRDPKTMLAPASLKAVHPLGKSPVITDGANTIAESGAIIDYLVERYGNGRLIPAAGTPEKLRWTYWLHFAEGSAMPPLLMKLVFDKVESSPMPFFIKPIARGIASKVKSSFILPNINSQLAYMEAELENTKWFAGNEFTAADIQMSFPLEAAAMRGGLDERLPKLTAFLQRIHARPAYQRALERGGPYDFAK